From a single Miscanthus floridulus cultivar M001 chromosome 8, ASM1932011v1, whole genome shotgun sequence genomic region:
- the LOC136477171 gene encoding GDT1-like protein 5 translates to MAPSLLGGFTKSLAMTVLSEIGDKTFFAAAILAMRHPRKLVLAGCLTALIVMTALSASLGWAAPNLISRKWTHHVTTLLFFVFGIWSLWEGFKEDGDSEELDEVEAELDAAFKSNKGESKTVSKANDDTKKQQRPFLMQFFSPIFIKAFSITFFGEWGDKSQIATIGLAADENPFGVVLGGIIAQALCTTAAVLGGKSLASQISEKMVELSSGVLFLLFGIMSLLSGPEGEL, encoded by the exons ATGGCGCCGTCTCTGCTCGGG GGGTTCACCAAGTCGCTCGCCATGACGGTGCTCTCCGAGATCGGGGACAAGACCTTCTTCGCCGCCGCG ATTCTGGCTATGCGCCATCCCAGGAAACTTGTCCTGGCAGGCTGTTTGACTGCACTAATA GTGATGACGGCTCTATCAGCTTCTCTAGGTTGGGCTGCACCAAATCTG ATTTCACGTAAATGGACTCATCATGTGACCACTCTGTTGTTCTTTGTATTTGGCATTTGGTCATTGTGGGAAGGCTTCAAGGAAGATGG AGATTCAGAAGAATTGGATGAAGTTGAAGCAGAGCTG GATGCTGCCTTTAAGAGTAACAAAGGTGAATCTAAAACTGTATCTAAG GCAAATGATGATACGAAGAAACAGCAAAGACCATTTCTCATGCAGTTCTTCTCACCAATTTTTATAAAG GCATTTTCTATTACATTCTTTGGTGAGTGGGGTGACAAGAGCCAG ATTGCTACTATTGGCTTGGCTGCTGATGAAAACCCATTTGGTGTTGTCCTGGGTGGAATCAT AGCGCAAGCACTCTGCACCACTGCTGCTGTTCTTGGTGGAAAGAGCCTGGCCTCCCAGATATctgagaagatg GTTGAACTGTCAAGCGGAGTGCTCTTCCTGCTGTTTGGTATCATGTCCTTGCTCTCTGGACCAGAAGGAGAATTGTAA